The sequence acctcttataatttttaagaaagaaaaaaaaaaaaaaaaaaaaaaaaaaaaaataaataattaaagaatcGTACTCATTCCAAATTAttagtaaattattaataatataattattccAACatatatgatttttttttttattttttttaaccttttttattttttttatttttattttttttttaattttttttttttacttgaaATTGAGTATTTTCGTTGCTAGCTCTTATAATCTACTTTTGTCGTCAATATACCACCCTTCCCTCATTTTTAACACACATAAAACACAATAAAACACAAAACACGACccacatttttaaataatttatccaCTCCATCCTTAGAATTtatgaataaatttttaagcTCATTAACTAAATTTACAATATAGACTACCCTCTGTTCCTTCTTTTGTTAATGTTTTCATTAGattaaatgaaatgaattgttggtttttttaaaatattgatataatttatttcttttcttttttctcaAAGAGAGGAACACTTAactgaaataaaaaatgtgtGAATAAAAAAGTAGTAGAACTATtagtattgtttttttatttttttatttttttatttatttattttattttttattttttattttattaatttttttagtattgtatatatataaaatatttaaagttgggaataaaaaaaaactttttttttttttttttttttttttttttttttttctaatcaatgattttataaaaattcgTCATAactaatttatataattatcattatcatttcaAACCACACACgctcacacacacacacacaactaccatatttatcaaattttttaattataataaattttttaattttaatttttttgtttttataaaaaagaaaaaataaaatttatcatatttttttatatttatatatataaaaaaatatataattatttattattatttttaaaaataattttataaaaataaaaaaacatttaccCTTCCCtagtatttaaatatataaagacacttattcaaattcaaatacacACACCACACTCCACAATCCACCCATCCACAATCCACCCATCCACAAGTAAAATAATTAACACACActcacacacacacataaatatatttttctattctaatttcatttatgTGATAGTactaatagtagtagtagtagtaaaattataaaaaataaaaatatattttttttatacctAACAAGCAAatctaaatataattatcacaaattattttataaatataaaaattataaataatcaaaaataaaaaaaataataataataataaataaaaataaaaaaaataataaaaacaaaataaaaaaaaataaataaaataaaattaaaattggttggttgttgtttaaattcttttatttatttattgtattttgTTATTTTCTTACACCCCAAcctacaaataatttttttttttttaatcacccatcaaaaattttattatttttttttttttccctcaTAGCCCTTTTttgtaaaaacaaaaaaaaaaaaaaatagtaattataaataaaaaaaatttaaattatttttttttgtaaatagtaaattatccaaaaaataaaaaattaaaaaaaaaaaaaaaaaaaaaaaatggataacCAAATGAGTCATTTtgttttagaaaaaaataataaaataaataatggttCAACCTTACCATCACAACAACATAATCAAttccaaattcaacaacaacatcaacaattaaatgaaaataataataataataataataataataataataataataattcaagtggtaattattttaataatataaaaaataatccaaattctggattattttttaattttaaagcaaatattaataatgataattatcCAACCATTTGTGCTCATAAATCAATTTGCTTGATTTGTAATAAGGATTCACCTCCATGTCTTTCTTCAAGATCCGTTTCTTGGGTTTCAATTTTACGTGTTGTTTTTTATTCcttaaagaatttatatccagaaaaagaatattttaatctaaaaaaagatgtttATGGTTATGTTGCAACTCATTGGTCTTTAATTTGTACCAAAAAGAAAAGTAACtataatcaatatttttattatattttattctattttttttttttttttaattttccagTTTCtaattttccatttttttaaattaaatttttaaagaaaccCCTGGATGGAGAAAACAATTACAAGATGCATTATCTCATTGTAGAAGATTGTTCGAAAGTGGTGCCGATCATCATGAATGTTATGgtttttggaaattaaaagatatgtCAGATCCATGGGAGGAGAATGGATTAAATGATTCATCATCCTCGTTGAGTAATGGTAacaataatggtaataataataataataatggatcaCCATATTCAAAtgaaccatcatcaccacaatTATAtacatcaccattattatcaccaaataatttattaagtaGTTGTAATAATAGTTCCCCAAATTATCCTCACCTATCGCCATCAAATTCCGGTAGTATCAATACAACACCATTGTTAGTTAGTTCAACACCAccaaactttttaaatacttcttcaaataatattcaaacaGTTTCGAGATCAAATAGATATTCACCAGTTCATTTTAATAGTGGTCCAAATggtaacaacaataacaacaacaacaacaatggCAGCAactacaacagcaacaacaacaacaatattagTTGTGGAAGTGGTAACTCAACAccaaaatctttaatttcaagtACTCCACATTCATATCATAGCGGCCATAATAGAAGTAATTCTAATGGAAGTATGAATGGGTTTAATTTACATCATCCCTCATCTTACTCTTCCTCTtcctcttcatcatcatcatcctcttcttcattatcttcttcttcatattcaaataatagtaataacaattctattaataataataataataataattcaagaGACTATATTCATGATTTATCAAATCTTGGTATTtcatcaccaattttaataaattctgGAGGTAGTAATTCAATGTCCAGACCTAGAAGTAAATCATTGGGTAGTAATTTCTTCCAATTGGATTCACCATCAACCAAACCtcaaatattatcaattgttaatagtagtaatagttcaaataataatagtaataattttaataactttattataaatacaaAAACAAAGAGATCCAATTCTCAacaattcaataataataacaatatatataatagCAGTAATCATCATAACTTGGTTTCACCAAGTACCATATATAAATCcgaaaaattaccaaaattaatagaagattataattcaaatgatgatgacTTTGAAAATGATCACGATCATCAAGTTCCAAATCATATTAacctaaataataataataataacaataataatattaataataataaaaataataataataataataataataataataataataataataataataataataataataataataataataataataataataataataataataataacaataattataaaaataacaataatgataataatagttcaaaAGATAAAGCATCAATTTctagtttattaaataatgattcatttaatgataataaaaataataatagtaattctaaaaataatgatccagaaataatattcaaattttcaAGAAAAAGATCATTTGATCTtacataaattattttttatataataataaccaacaATATAATAtacacattttttttttaatataaataaaaaaataatataatactACTTCATACTATCATTACAAtctaaacaaattttatttttttaaaaaaaaaaaaaaaattttaaataaaatacattttatttcaacatacattttattattatttttattattgttattattattattattattataatttattattattattattattattatttattattattatactatttaaaaattttactctaaatttttaattaaattataaattaaaccAGATTGTAAAATTGATTTGCAAGTATTTTCTTTTgcagtttttttattttgaccAGATTTAAAATGAGAATGTGCAGcttctttatttatatagAAAGTAGCAATAGCATTAAAAAAACCAGAACCATCAGGAGTATGTTCCCAAGCTataccaaaatcaaatgtATGTCTTTTAACTTGAATAACCATCTCTTGAACCAAAGCACTAGCAGAAGCAAAATAGGAATTTGTATCCATTTCTTCATCAACTTGATTAACTTGAGTTGTATagttttgttgttttaaagATATTGGAAGTTCACCAGTTTTTAAGAAATTAATAGCCTCTTCTAAATATCtttcttgatttttaaaGAACTCATAGATGTTATCCTCTCTTGGATCATCAACTTTGACAATACCATAGAAATAACTATCCCTATTTCTTAATCTACCCCTTGATTGAATATTAGCAGTAACGGTTGTTGGTGGATCTAATCTAATTACAATATTACATTCTGGTACATCGAATCCTTCTTCCACTACACTAGTTGCAACTATAACATTACATTGATCACTTCTAAACTCTTCTATAGCCTTCTTTTGAGATGATATTGACATTCCACCAATAGAACCATGACCAACTACTAAATTTGGTTTAATAAAAGAGAATCTATCACCCATTCTTAATTGATCCAAAAGTGAATAAACTTTCTTTGCTACGTCTCTTGTTTTTACAAATATGATTGCTTTTAAATCATCACTCTTTTTTTCATCCAAAATTTGTAACGCAATCTCTAACTTTGAAATACTATCCGCAATCTCTTCATCACAAGGTAACGAATGAACCATTGCTAAAATCTCTGATTGAAGTTCTACATcatcaatatttgaaatctcttcaattaaaaaggattttaaatttaaaccaaCTGGAATTGCACTAccaaacattttaaaattaataaaatcattaattttttcaaaaaatgatgataaaaacttatttaaattatgatTTTGAGTACTACTATTggaaccaccaccaccaccaccaacacctaAACCTTTTAAAGTATTACTATCAATTACTGAAGTAAcagaatcaaataattcttGATTATTACTAAGATTTGgtttatattttgaaattaaatcttttaagaTTTGAATTGAGTGACgttctaaattatttgttggaattggtatgattttaatattcttttgattaatatatggaatgattgattgattagttggttttataatttcacAACGACtaacttttgaaattaatttcaagGATAATAAAGTATtgaaaaaatcttttttaccAGCTGGTGACGCAGTTAAACCTAAAATCTTTGGATGACAAATCTCTGGAATcgtatttaatttatcacgTAATAATTTAGCGAATGAATGCTCTTTAACTATATGATGAGCTTCATCGATAACAATCAAACAGAAACTAAGTatatttaaatcaccatttGATAAAAGTTTATTGAATAAATCACCAATCACCACCAAAACATCAAATCTTTGCTTCAATTGAACTGGTTTAAATGTTTCACCGTGAGCTGATAACACCTTTAACCCCGTCTCTGTCTCTATTACGTCTGATTGTTGGATTACCAATGGGATTCTATCTACAATGAAAACTATTTGCTTTGAAGGATTCAATTgcttcattttctttatcaCCAAACATGATATTAAAGTCTTACCTAAACCAGTTGGTAAACAACATATTATATCCTTTTCCATTGATTTTCTATAGAGTTCACATTGATAATCTCTTGGTTTACTCTTATTCATCTCCATTGgtttaccatcatcacccTGTTGTaatgtttttataattggcataccaattgttttaatttgaCCGAGTGTAagattattacaattttcatCTTGAAAAATGCTATTCATAGTATCAACTCTTTGTTGTAAATCACCAAGTGTTCTCTTTAatctttcaatttcattatccTTTTCCATTTGAGTTGGTTCattaaaatgtaaataacTAAAACCACCACTTAATAAATTTCCatcatttttttgtttttcaattaattcatctttaattttatttttatctatactaataaattttgaaaataatgaatctaTTGATTGTTTTGTTTGATATGTtaattgttgtggttgttgtggtggtggtgattctatttcttgttcttgttgttgtctagtttttttttgttcttgatatttattatttaaatcttctCTTCCctgttgatttaaataatttaaaacttttattgCGCAACATGATTCTgctgtttttttatttttataccaATCGGAATATACAATTTTATTGTTAtgttttgaattaatttcaccAACGCGTATGTGTGTACGATATTCTCTCTCGTGGTCAGGTCCTCTACACTCTGAATGGTATACTGGTAAATATCCTATTCTTTTTTGTTGAATATAAGTttgtaaatcatttttagtcattttattaaattttatttgtttatattatatttttatatattgaaAGAAATAGGGGTAAAACATAATAAATTCCCGTTTTCtcgaaaatataaaaaaataaaaataaaaaaaaaaaaaaaataaaaaaaaaaagtgtttgtTTCAACCAAtcttattttgttttttttttttccctgtAACacattttaatcaaaattttattttatttttagaatttaattattaatcattattaaaaaaaacaattacaataaaCGAGagggaataaaaaaaaaaaaaaaaaaaaaaaaaaaaaaaaaaaaaaaaaaaaaaaaaaaaaaaaaaaaatcaggtTATTTTCGGGGGACTgtgtatttgttttttttttttttttttttttttttttttggtttgaaaatattattactatataaaataaaagtaataaagattaaaaatttaatttttttttttattttttatttgttactttttttgttttaaatgattaataatcatttgatttataatttctaaattattttcttgaaTGGTGTcagtattactattactatattttgtaattatattatgaagttgtaaatatttataaacacaagaagaattatttgaatctgttaaaatttgaatccaatcattaaattcaatctgtttacaattaaattcacattttaatatttgattaatCTGTTgtgaatttatattattattattactattattattatttaaattaattgtattaaataataattttcctttttcattatcatgctcataataattttgattatttatttgatttataattaaatttgataaatgatTAATTGGAATGGTTGGATATGATGTAGAAACGTTTGGATAAAATCCAATTGAATGACAagattgtaaaaataattgtaataattcattttcatttcctAAACCagtttcaatatttgaaaaaattggaGGAATTCTTATCATTGTTGATggtatattaaattttattgaacAATCTTTTAGAAAatgttcaattaataaactaCTTTGAATTTTTCCACttgataatggtaatttttcaattgattcaaaatttggaatttcaatactattatattcattttcattaataaattcatttgatattcctaaataaatatatattgatgatatatttataattgaaattttattattattattattattattattatcattattattacaataaccattaattattaaagatttaattaattctttaaccaaatttaattcagtttcattaaattcttgttcaaataaaattgaatcttGAAATGAATCACTtgaaacaataattattaaatttatatcattatttttgatGAATAATTGATTATAGTCTTTTTCTGATGAAACtgatataatattaatttttgaaatttcattttgatttaaattaaaatataattgatgGTACTTTAGgctttgaattattaaatcaattgatgtatttaaacaataaacTATAGAACAATTTGAATCTTTaactaaattaaataataaataagtaCTTAAATAACCACCACTTGAAAAAGGGAataatattcttttattatttttactagtACCACCATTTTTAGTAATATTTACATacgatgatgttgatgatgaaaattcattaccaataacttttaatttaatttgttttttccaaaattttaaatttttaacattattatttttacttttaccCCCAATGAATGAACcagttttaatattttcattattatttgattgttgattactatcttttatttttttattatcaatagctgtaatgataattttaattactaAAGAGattgtattattttgaatttgttgaattgtaataatatttggAGAGATTTCTTTATCTatccaattttttaattgaacagTTAATAATGAGTCTGCACCATAATCAAGTAATCGTAAATCttgattaattttagatgattcaattgaaaggAATtctgatattttattaatgaaaatatctttaatatttaatgaatctACAACTtttccaccaccaccactgccactactactattggaaccaccaccaccaccatcgattgaattaataataaaatcaaatttttgtTTAGGAATTTGAGCATTTACTTTAAAAGCTggaaaattgaaattacaaattaaaagatttgttgataaatgttgattttgaatttgtaaatcTAATGAacctaaaattaaatttgtagAGATTGGATTTAAACCTTGACCAACTAACATTTCACCAACTGATTCAAATCTTGATACAAATCCTGCATCACCTAAAGAACCATAATTTGTACAAATTGATGGTAACCCAATtgattttctaaatcttgATAATGAATCTAAAACATTATTCGCACAAACATAAGAACATTGTTTTGAAGAACCGATGATTGAAGCAATTGAAGATGCCATtacaaattgttttaatttccaaTTCCTCTTTATCGATTGATTATGTAAATTAATTGCACCAAATGTTTTTGCACCATGTGAAATATCCAAACTTTccatatcaattttattaacttttcTAGAAACTTGTTGAAAtgcaaaatgaaaaattgaatcaacaTTATTTATCAATggattatcttttaatatttgatcgATTGATTCATTTACTAAACTTTCATTACAAATATCAATACTCTTAAAATGAAAtctaatatttgaattattgtttactaataattctaattccCATTTCATtggtgattttgaaaatattataatatcttTAACACAATCTGAAAATTTAACAATCCATTTTAATATCTCTAAAACTATCCCCGTTTGACCTGTAACTAATATTGTTGAAcctaaattatcattatttattttataatttgattttaaaattggttccTTAACATcaatactaccactaccactactactaccactactactactactattgaaattattattttcaattaatttatttattaaattaatattattatttacaataattTTACCAATATGTTTACgttcatttataaattcaattgcttcttttatttttaaatttgaatattcattaattggtattaaatttaattgattattttcaattgcatttgatatttgtaaaaataaaatttgaagttttcttttatttataaataataattcaacattaTGATAACCataattatatttgaatttactAAAATCTATATATTCATTTGGATTTAAATGAGTGATTGATAAATCAACGATTCTACCACCACATTCCaaacatttgaaatttgaatCTAAATAATCACTTGATAATgtattcaatattaaatcaacaccttttttatttgatcccaattgttttaattttaatttaatttgttttacaTAATCTTTATTTCTTGTTGAATAAATTCCAGTGATAAAATCACCATAGGTGTCAATAAGATATTGCTCTTTCTCTTTTGAACCTACTGTAACGAATAGATGTGATTTATGACCTTTCCATTTCAATATATTCAATGCAGAtaaaccaacaccaccagtacctgaatgaattaaaattgattcattatctTGGATATTGAAATTACCAATATTGAATATTGAATATAAAGATGTTAAATACACTGCTGGTATTGATGCTGCCTCTGAGTGGCTTAAATTGGTTGGTTTCTTTACAATGTAATCTTTATCAATGATAATATGAGAAGATGACGAATCGAACGCAATTCCATAAACTTCATCACCCACTTTAAATTGATCTTCACCACAATCTTTTCCAACCCTTGTAATGATACCAGAGAAATCAATACCAATCTCTGGATTGTTAATATCACCTTTACGATTACAAATCTCTGGCGGAACCAATCCACAATATACTAAATAATCTTTATAATTCACTCCTAAACTTAATACATTCACTTCAACCTTATtcgatttaataatttcttttctcgattttaatttatattctaaatttgatgttaattttaaataaacatttgaaaaagaatcaTTACTAACACCAATACCATattcaaatgaatttgatttaaatgtattgattaaatttttaattgattcttttttatatctttcataataaatttcattattcattattataaattccTTTTGAGTATTAATAGTctcatcaattaaagaatcaatttttgaaattaaatttaaattttcaattgattgttgATCAAAATCTATATAGAAAAGTTGTAATTGTTCTGAAAACTCTTCAAAATACTTTGCAGCTCCAATAACTGATGctgataaataatttttaccattatttacattggttgtaattaaaacatgtttacattttaaattatttgatgataataatctcttattaatttcaataaattcaaatgttaccaatttaaaattttcaaagtttaattgttcaataggtttaataaaataaattattgatttatttgtaataatatttgattcTTCTAATTctataaattctttaatacttgaaattttaataataattttaaatgaataaattgattctaacattttaataaaatgattattattattcttattatctttatcaatttcattacaaaatataataacattatcttcataattattattattattattattattattattattattattattattattattattattattattattattattattattaatattaatttctagAATTGATGGTTTTTTacaatgaattaaaaaagaaactgattctaattcttttgacattattatatatttaaaattatgatTTGTTAATAAATCGAACCAAGATTGTTGATTCATACAACAACTATCTTTTCTGATATCAGTATCTTGAAATGACCACCACTGATTGAAAACACCAAATACATTATCTAgaattattgaattaaatggtggttctataaataataattgaccATTTGGTACAAGAACTTTATAAATttgatcaattgaaaatctaATATCTTTAACCACATGTAATACATTTGACATTATTACATAATCATAATAtgaatatttcaaattttgtttttcaattaatggttCTTCTAAATCTAATGAacgataaattatttttataccaaatttaccaccatctaaatctaaatcattattattctcattattattattattattattattgtttataatttttgataattttaattttgcaTCTGGTATGAATGACGTTGAAATATCACTCCATGTATATTCAATAtcaatttgattaaaaacattattaCTCTCTTCAAGTAATTgagtaattttatttaatacaaccattgataatgaagaaacaccaccaccaaattCTAAAATTCTTATTGtgattttctcttttttcaATACCAATGGTTTAATagattctttaataatttcagcaagtaattgatgattttttGCAACAAATTCAGTATCTgaataaaatttatcaagtaaaccatcttcaaataaaatttgtggactatctaaatttgaatcattttcattttcaaatggaaataattgttttgaaattaCTCTAGTTGAtctctttaaaattttataattattattattttccatttgtttttttaattctttaaaattattattattattatttttataaccaaacatttttatagttttaaaaactgatttaaataatctttcatattgaattgaattttctaaatttttattaataaaaattgatttaaaatttaaaaataattgatcaattgattgattttcaatttctttaattgttatatttgaatttcttttattaatatttaaaaacaatgaagatgatataaaattttgataaattgaaatatttgaacTATAGAtatcttttgatttaaattgatcAGATTCATAAagtgatttaaatgatgaagGTGCACCAATTGGTGAATCTCTTGGTTGTAAATATCTTGAATATACTAAATCAATTGGATATTCAATTTCTAAGG comes from Dictyostelium discoideum AX4 chromosome 2 chromosome, whole genome shotgun sequence and encodes:
- a CDS encoding hypothetical protein (Similar to Dictyostelium discoideum (Slime mold). histidine kinase A), translated to MDNQMSHFVLEKNNKINNGSTLPSQQHNQFQIQQQHQQLNENNNNNNNNNNNNNNSSGNYFNNIKNNPNSGLFFNFKANINNDNYPTICAHKSICLICNKDSPPCLSSRSVSWVSILRVVFYSLKNLYPEKEYFNLKKDVYGYVATHWSLICTKKKKTPGWRKQLQDALSHCRRLFESGADHHECYGFWKLKDMSDPWEENGLNDSSSSLSNGNNNGNNNNNNGSPYSNEPSSPQLYTSPLLSPNNLLSSCNNSSPNYPHLSPSNSGSINTTPLLVSSTPPNFLNTSSNNIQTVSRSNRYSPVHFNSGPNGNNNNNNNNNGSNYNSNNNNNISCGSGNSTPKSLISSTPHSYHSGHNRSNSNGSMNGFNLHHPSSYSSSSSSSSSSSSSLSSSSYSNNSNNNSINNNNNNNSRDYIHDLSNLGISSPILINSGGSNSMSRPRSKSLGSNFFQLDSPSTKPQILSIVNSSNSSNNNSNNFNNFIINTKTKRSNSQQFNNNNNIYNSSNHHNLVSPSTIYKSEKLPKLIEDYNSNDDDFENDHDHQVPNHINLNNNNNNNNNINNNKNNNNNNNNNNNNNNNNNNNNNNNNNNNNNNNNNNNNYKNNNNDNNSSKDKASISSLLNNDSFNDNKNNNSNSKNNDPEIIFKFSRKRSFDLT
- the helF gene encoding DEAD/DEAH box helicase, which encodes MTKNDLQTYIQQKRIGYLPVYHSECRGPDHEREYRTHIRVGEINSKHNNKIVYSDWYKNKKTAESCCAIKVLNYLNQQGREDLNNKYQEQKKTRQQQEQEIESPPPQQPQQLTYQTKQSIDSLFSKFISIDKNKIKDELIEKQKNDGNLLSGGFSYLHFNEPTQMEKDNEIERLKRTLGDLQQRVDTMNSIFQDENCNNLTLGQIKTIGMPIIKTLQQGDDGKPMEMNKSKPRDYQCELYRKSMEKDIICCLPTGLGKTLISCLVIKKMKQLNPSKQIVFIVDRIPLVIQQSDVIETETGLKVLSAHGETFKPVQLKQRFDVLVVIGDLFNKLLSNGDLNILSFCLIVIDEAHHIVKEHSFAKLLRDKLNTIPEICHPKILGLTASPAGKKDFFNTLLSLKLISKVSRCEIIKPTNQSIIPYINQKNIKIIPIPTNNLERHSIQILKDLISKYKPNLSNNQELFDSVTSVIDSNTLKGLGVGGGGGGSNSSTQNHNLNKFLSSFFEKINDFINFKMFGSAIPVGLNLKSFLIEEISNIDDVELQSEILAMVHSLPCDEEIADSISKLEIALQILDEKKSDDLKAIIFVKTRDVAKKVYSLLDQLRMGDRFSFIKPNLVVGHGSIGGMSISSQKKAIEEFRSDQCNVIVATSVVEEGFDVPECNIVIRLDPPTTVTANIQSRGRLRNRDSYFYGIVKVDDPREDNIYEFFKNQERYLEEAINFLKTGELPISLKQQNYTTQVNQVDEEMDTNSYFASASALVQEMVIQVKRHTFDFGIAWEHTPDGSGFFNAIATFYINKEAAHSHFKSGQNKKTAKENTCKSILQSGLIYNLIKNLE